The following proteins come from a genomic window of Phnomibacter ginsenosidimutans:
- a CDS encoding menaquinone biosynthetic enzyme MqnA/MqnD family protein — translation MPDESKTLVKVGAVSYSNTLPLLYGMRKMPVLQQMDLLTDYPSAVAEKLIAGTIDVGLVPVAVFHKVANAQIVGKYGIAAHGVVASVCIFSDVPMEQITHVMLDYQSRTSVALAQLLLKHFWKQPVELVAATLGFEQQIAGSTAAVVIGDRALSLQSKHAHVYDLAEAWLQWTGLPFVFAAWIANKPLPADFIQAFDEANALGMAHIPEIVATHPFPDYDLQYYFTQNIHYELTAEKMQGLQLFLQMLQQPENAASLLPASSKHSNF, via the coding sequence ATGCCCGACGAATCGAAGACTCTCGTAAAAGTGGGTGCAGTGAGTTACTCCAACACGCTGCCCTTGCTGTATGGTATGCGCAAAATGCCGGTGCTACAGCAGATGGATTTACTGACAGACTACCCCAGTGCAGTTGCTGAAAAGTTGATTGCCGGCACTATTGATGTGGGGCTTGTCCCGGTGGCTGTTTTTCACAAAGTGGCCAATGCGCAAATAGTGGGCAAATATGGTATTGCTGCTCATGGCGTTGTTGCATCTGTTTGCATTTTTAGTGATGTGCCCATGGAGCAGATCACCCATGTGATGCTCGATTATCAAAGCCGCACATCGGTGGCTCTTGCTCAACTTTTGCTGAAGCATTTTTGGAAGCAGCCGGTGGAATTGGTAGCAGCCACTCTTGGTTTTGAACAGCAGATTGCTGGCAGTACGGCTGCCGTGGTGATTGGTGACCGGGCGCTTAGCCTGCAAAGCAAGCATGCCCATGTGTATGATTTGGCGGAAGCATGGCTTCAGTGGACTGGCTTACCTTTTGTGTTTGCTGCATGGATTGCCAACAAGCCGCTGCCGGCCGATTTCATTCAGGCTTTTGATGAAGCCAATGCTTTAGGCATGGCACACATACCAGAGATTGTTGCGACACATCCGTTTCCTGATTATGACTTGCAATACTATTTTACCCAAAACATACATTACGAACTAACAGCTGAAAAAATGCAGGGTTTGCAACTCTTTTTGCAAATGCTGCAGCAGCCAGAAAATGCAGCATCATTGCTACCCGCTTCTTCCAAACACTCAAATTTTTGA
- a CDS encoding putative porin has product MKIASLMNHLQNRNWMPALLLCLCMSMAGMLHAQRPTGIGTGRFDAQGRPMGAGSKMKGGDSLQQRDNNEDSITIFYRMFDSSRIRLLDSTVGEFSLRFPLQKDQLFLGSLGNATQSLLFQPYMKPGFDPGFHAYDTYKYTVEGTRIFQTTRPYTELDYLLGGRSEQTIKALHTQNISPTWNASFEFRYLGSPGNFKNNNTSHSNIRLASGFATRNRRYSGNFMYITNRNRSATNGGIVSDTFLTSTNQAFAQRFNIPTWLGEDGDITANPFATSVKAGHDYKQRILYFRHQYDFGQKDSVLTIDEEDSSYTKVFYPRFRVQHSILYNRQEFGFKDEYLTDTAATNAYASVYRQRFGVKSFYPNMLLNDRFTEFTNEAAILLYPQKNNQDQFLKMGAGLQLLSALHDSVTARKYNNSYVLGEYRNRTRNRKWDINANARLYLSGLNAGDYNLDVLLQTQLGKKAGVLQLGFVNTNRTPSFVFDTLSGFINQTVSSLKQENWTKISGQYFLPSLKLQLFGNYYLVSNYTYWDTYTTFKQESTLTSVLHVGAAKTFKLSKRWNWHTSLHVQTEASEVINLPVLYSQNRIAYEGTFFKNLLLSTGVEVRYYTAYKMNDFSPMNGQWIVQDTALIRNKPDINAYLHLRIRSFRLFTRLENLNTLSVSRGFAFVNNNLAAPLYPTPGLFFRLGIYWGFVN; this is encoded by the coding sequence ATGAAAATCGCTTCCTTAATGAACCATTTGCAAAACCGGAATTGGATGCCGGCATTGCTGCTATGCCTGTGCATGTCGATGGCAGGAATGCTGCATGCTCAAAGGCCCACCGGTATTGGTACCGGCCGCTTTGATGCACAAGGCCGGCCCATGGGAGCGGGCAGCAAAATGAAAGGTGGCGATAGCTTACAGCAAAGAGATAACAACGAAGATTCCATTACTATTTTTTACCGCATGTTCGATAGCAGTCGTATCCGATTGCTTGACTCAACAGTAGGCGAATTTTCGTTGCGTTTTCCGTTGCAAAAAGACCAGTTGTTTTTAGGTAGCCTTGGTAATGCTACACAATCACTGTTGTTTCAACCTTACATGAAGCCTGGTTTTGATCCGGGCTTTCATGCATACGATACCTACAAATACACCGTAGAAGGCACCCGCATATTTCAAACCACAAGGCCATACACAGAGCTGGATTACTTGCTGGGTGGCCGGTCGGAGCAAACCATCAAAGCGTTGCATACGCAAAACATTTCGCCTACCTGGAATGCTTCGTTTGAATTCAGGTACCTTGGTTCGCCCGGCAATTTTAAAAACAACAATACCAGTCATAGCAACATACGCCTGGCTTCTGGCTTTGCCACCCGCAACCGACGGTACAGTGGCAATTTCATGTACATCACCAACCGCAACCGATCGGCCACCAATGGCGGCATTGTTTCTGATACATTTCTCACTTCTACCAATCAGGCATTTGCACAACGTTTTAATATTCCCACCTGGTTGGGCGAAGACGGTGACATTACAGCCAACCCTTTTGCTACCAGTGTAAAAGCAGGACACGATTACAAACAACGCATCCTGTATTTCAGACATCAATACGATTTTGGTCAAAAGGACTCTGTATTGACAATTGATGAAGAAGACTCTTCATACACGAAAGTTTTTTACCCCAGGTTTCGGGTACAACACAGCATACTCTACAATAGGCAAGAGTTTGGCTTTAAAGATGAATACCTGACAGATACGGCTGCTACCAATGCCTATGCTAGTGTGTACAGGCAGCGGTTTGGGGTAAAAAGTTTTTATCCAAACATGCTGCTCAATGATCGGTTTACAGAGTTTACCAATGAAGCAGCTATTTTATTGTACCCGCAAAAAAATAATCAGGACCAGTTTCTGAAAATGGGTGCCGGCTTGCAATTGCTGTCTGCGTTGCACGACAGCGTAACGGCACGTAAATACAATAACAGCTATGTATTGGGCGAGTACCGCAACAGAACCCGCAACAGAAAGTGGGACATCAATGCCAATGCCCGTTTATATCTGAGTGGGCTAAATGCCGGTGATTACAACCTGGACGTATTGCTGCAAACACAGCTGGGCAAAAAGGCTGGTGTATTGCAATTGGGATTTGTGAATACCAACCGCACACCATCTTTTGTGTTTGATACGCTTTCCGGATTTATCAATCAAACGGTCAGCAGCTTAAAACAAGAAAACTGGACCAAAATCAGCGGGCAGTATTTTCTGCCATCGCTGAAGCTGCAACTGTTTGGCAATTACTATCTCGTAAGCAATTACACATATTGGGATACATACACCACGTTTAAGCAAGAATCAACTTTGACTAGTGTGCTTCATGTGGGAGCCGCTAAAACGTTTAAGCTCAGTAAGCGCTGGAACTGGCATACATCGCTTCACGTACAAACCGAGGCGAGTGAGGTGATTAATTTGCCTGTATTGTATTCGCAAAACAGGATTGCTTATGAAGGTACTTTTTTCAAAAACCTGCTGCTGAGTACAGGTGTGGAAGTGCGGTACTATACCGCATATAAAATGAATGATTTCAGCCCGATGAATGGTCAGTGGATAGTGCAGGATACTGCGCTGATCCGCAACAAGCCCGACATCAATGCGTACCTGCATTTGCGTATTCGATCATTCCGCTTGTTTACCCGCTTGGAAAACCTGAATACGTTGAGTGTGAGCCGTGGTTTTGCATTTGTCAACAATAATCTTGCTGCACCTTTATATCCTACGCCCGGACTGTTTTTCCGTTTGGGTATCTATTGGGGATTTGTGAACTAA
- a CDS encoding PIG-L family deacetylase, whose amino-acid sequence MNKFKIILATGLGMLAGFAALAQVPETPSAGQILQDIKKLKVLGSVLYIAAHPDDENTRLIAWLSNHALYRTGYLSLTRGDGGQNLIGDEQGVELGLIRTQELLAARRIDGGEQFFSRAFDFGFSKNPEETFRIWDKQAVLSDVVWVIRQFRPDVIIARFPEDGRAGHGHHSASGIMARLGYEAAGNADEFTDQFGKGARVWQPKRVLWNTFNFGSANTIDSTKQFSLEVGQYNTLTGKSIGELAGESRSQHKSQGFGVSRQRGNSKEYFSLVAGEPVKQGLMDGVTTSWDRVKNAEGIEAMINGIIRLYDMEHPDASIPALLQLKSRLLAIQPFDQWVKIKLRDLDRIIQHCAGIYAEAIVTQPAVVTGDSAKLMLNIINRSDFPMSIRTIGFNDKFQDIQKPLPANVWTQIPYAVPMGNSLLETQPYWLRMPKKDGMFDVQDQQLIGKGENEPPTLEVFIALGNRVIKVNPSIQYRVVDPVKAELYNPIHVTNPFLLYNDPGVLLFRKNSSDSATLQVNIQSVKAANAASPNILLSGANSGYKQQMPQSAMQFAANDKKTITLKVPNYMKGTGKEEDVLHLSFKPGGSFGDAEFFNARRMIEYDHIPTQTWHYQDVVKVLHIDLKTVGKKIGYLPGAGDKIPEALLQMGYQVTELKEADLKPELLKQFDAVVMGVRAYNIHDYLAQAYEGLMTYVKNGGNLIVQYNTNNFISSLKGKMAPYPFSIGRTRITDEQSPVQFLLPNHPVLNFPNKITTKDFEGWVQERSVYHAEGLDANWQLPLGLNDPNEPMQNGSLAIAPYGKGNFVYTALVFFRELPAGVPGAYRLLANLLALPKH is encoded by the coding sequence TTGAATAAATTCAAAATAATACTGGCCACAGGATTGGGGATGCTGGCGGGTTTTGCTGCGTTGGCGCAAGTGCCGGAGACACCCTCCGCCGGTCAAATATTGCAGGACATCAAGAAGCTGAAAGTGCTGGGCAGTGTGTTGTACATAGCTGCTCACCCCGATGATGAGAACACCCGTCTGATAGCCTGGCTGAGCAATCATGCCCTGTATCGTACCGGCTACCTTAGCCTTACCCGTGGCGATGGTGGCCAAAACCTGATTGGCGATGAGCAAGGCGTAGAACTCGGACTCATTCGTACCCAAGAGTTGCTGGCTGCCCGCCGTATAGATGGCGGTGAACAGTTTTTCAGCCGGGCTTTCGATTTTGGTTTTAGCAAAAATCCTGAAGAAACGTTTCGCATTTGGGATAAACAAGCCGTGCTCAGCGATGTAGTGTGGGTGATTCGCCAGTTTCGCCCCGATGTGATTATTGCCCGTTTTCCCGAAGATGGCAGAGCAGGTCACGGTCACCACAGTGCCAGCGGCATCATGGCCCGTTTGGGTTATGAAGCAGCAGGCAATGCCGATGAGTTTACCGACCAGTTTGGTAAAGGAGCCCGTGTGTGGCAGCCCAAGCGGGTGCTTTGGAACACGTTCAATTTTGGCAGCGCCAATACCATTGATAGTACTAAACAGTTTTCGCTGGAAGTGGGACAGTACAATACGCTGACTGGCAAAAGCATTGGCGAACTGGCCGGTGAAAGCCGGAGCCAGCACAAGAGTCAGGGTTTTGGCGTAAGCCGCCAACGGGGCAACTCCAAAGAATATTTTAGCCTGGTGGCCGGAGAGCCCGTGAAGCAAGGATTGATGGATGGCGTAACCACCAGTTGGGACAGGGTGAAAAATGCAGAAGGTATTGAAGCCATGATCAACGGCATCATTCGCTTGTACGATATGGAGCATCCTGATGCCAGTATTCCTGCCTTATTGCAATTAAAATCAAGGTTGCTGGCCATTCAACCCTTCGACCAATGGGTGAAAATTAAACTGCGGGATTTGGATCGCATTATTCAGCACTGTGCAGGTATTTATGCAGAAGCCATTGTAACGCAACCTGCAGTGGTGACAGGCGATTCTGCCAAGCTAATGCTCAACATCATCAACCGGTCAGATTTTCCCATGAGCATCCGTACCATTGGTTTCAACGATAAATTTCAAGACATACAAAAACCATTGCCGGCAAATGTGTGGACACAAATTCCTTATGCTGTGCCGATGGGTAACAGTTTGTTGGAAACACAACCTTATTGGTTGCGCATGCCCAAGAAAGACGGCATGTTTGATGTACAAGACCAGCAGTTGATTGGTAAGGGTGAAAATGAGCCGCCAACATTGGAAGTGTTCATCGCATTGGGCAATCGTGTCATCAAAGTAAATCCCAGCATTCAATACAGAGTGGTAGATCCGGTAAAAGCAGAATTGTACAATCCGATACACGTCACCAATCCGTTTTTGTTATACAACGATCCGGGTGTGTTGCTCTTCCGGAAAAACAGCAGCGACAGTGCTACGTTGCAGGTAAATATTCAATCGGTAAAAGCCGCCAATGCCGCGTCGCCCAACATTTTGCTGAGCGGTGCCAACTCTGGCTACAAGCAGCAAATGCCACAGTCGGCCATGCAGTTTGCTGCCAACGATAAAAAGACAATCACCTTGAAAGTACCCAATTACATGAAGGGTACAGGTAAGGAAGAAGATGTGCTGCATTTGTCGTTCAAACCCGGTGGCAGCTTTGGTGATGCCGAGTTTTTCAATGCCCGCCGTATGATTGAATACGACCACATTCCCACACAAACCTGGCACTATCAGGATGTGGTGAAAGTGTTGCACATCGATTTGAAAACCGTTGGCAAAAAGATTGGTTACTTACCGGGTGCCGGCGATAAAATTCCGGAGGCCTTGTTGCAAATGGGCTATCAAGTGACAGAGTTGAAAGAAGCCGATTTGAAACCCGAATTGCTGAAGCAATTCGATGCTGTGGTGATGGGGGTACGTGCCTACAACATTCACGATTATTTGGCACAAGCCTACGAAGGTTTGATGACCTACGTAAAAAATGGTGGCAACCTGATTGTACAATACAACACCAACAATTTCATCAGTTCGTTGAAAGGGAAGATGGCGCCATACCCATTTAGCATCGGCCGGACACGTATTACCGATGAGCAATCTCCGGTGCAGTTTTTATTGCCGAATCATCCGGTGTTGAATTTTCCGAATAAAATCACCACTAAAGATTTTGAAGGCTGGGTGCAGGAGCGAAGTGTGTACCATGCAGAAGGATTGGATGCCAACTGGCAATTGCCTTTGGGCCTCAACGATCCTAATGAACCCATGCAAAATGGTAGCCTCGCTATTGCGCCATATGGCAAAGGCAACTTTGTGTACACTGCTCTGGTTTTCTTCCGCGAACTGCCAGCCGGTGTGCCCGGCGCCTACCGCTTGTTGGCCAATCTCTTGGCATTGCCCAAACATTAG
- a CDS encoding MotA/TolQ/ExbB proton channel family protein, translating into MFLLYQALTDTMQQVATQAGATAKSINLWELIAQGGVLMIPLALLLVVAVYFFVERNIAINKASRIDPNFMNIVRDHIMNGNITAARSLTKNTDHPVARIIDKGLQRLGKPIDAIEKSMENVGRIEMYNMERNINVLSMIAGMAPMFGFLGTIIGMIQMFYEINTSGRFELNTIAGGIYVKMITSATGLIIGLVSYLFYNYLNTQVDKTANKMEVATAEFLDTLQEPHK; encoded by the coding sequence ATGTTTTTGCTCTATCAGGCGCTTACAGATACCATGCAACAAGTAGCCACTCAGGCTGGTGCTACTGCTAAGTCCATCAATCTTTGGGAATTGATTGCGCAGGGTGGTGTGCTGATGATTCCATTGGCATTGCTATTGGTGGTGGCCGTGTATTTTTTTGTAGAAAGAAATATTGCCATCAATAAAGCATCCCGTATTGATCCCAACTTCATGAATATTGTGCGGGATCACATCATGAACGGCAACATTACTGCAGCCCGTTCATTGACGAAGAATACTGATCATCCGGTAGCCCGTATCATTGACAAAGGTTTGCAGCGATTGGGTAAACCCATTGATGCCATTGAAAAGAGCATGGAGAATGTAGGGCGAATTGAGATGTATAACATGGAACGCAACATCAACGTATTGTCGATGATTGCAGGAATGGCACCCATGTTTGGTTTCCTCGGTACCATCATTGGTATGATTCAGATGTTTTATGAAATCAATACCTCTGGCCGCTTTGAACTCAATACCATCGCTGGTGGTATTTATGTAAAAATGATTACTTCCGCTACAGGTTTGATTATTGGTTTGGTATCATACCTTTTTTACAACTACCTCAATACACAGGTGGATAAAACTGCCAATAAAATGGAAGTAGCTACGGCAGAATTTTTAGACACTTTGCAAGAGCCGCACAAATAG
- a CDS encoding purine-nucleoside phosphorylase, with protein sequence MTLIEKLNETTAVIKAYYSEKPVAGIVLGSGLGNFKENMTVECEIPYEDIPNFPVSTVEGHSGKLIFGKMAGKTVVCMAGRFHFYEGYSSADVSFPIRVMKWLGVETLLLSNAAGGMNPAFAVGDLMIINDHISLFAHNPLLGPNVAELGPRFPDMSEPYSKALIATAKTVAAANNIAVHEGVYVGVTGPTFETKAEYKMLHIIGADAVGMSTVQEVIVARHMDVPVFAISVITDLGIREENNIITHEEVLEAAKAAEPKMTAIFKGLIEAL encoded by the coding sequence ATGACCTTGATTGAAAAACTAAACGAAACTACTGCTGTCATCAAAGCATATTATAGTGAAAAACCTGTTGCCGGTATTGTGCTGGGCAGCGGTTTGGGCAATTTTAAAGAGAACATGACGGTAGAATGTGAAATACCGTATGAAGACATTCCCAACTTTCCGGTGTCTACAGTAGAGGGGCACAGTGGCAAACTCATTTTTGGTAAAATGGCTGGTAAAACTGTGGTATGCATGGCCGGCCGTTTTCATTTTTACGAAGGGTATTCTTCTGCCGATGTTTCATTTCCCATTCGGGTAATGAAATGGCTGGGCGTTGAAACACTGCTGCTCAGCAACGCTGCCGGTGGTATGAATCCAGCTTTCGCTGTTGGCGATTTAATGATCATCAACGATCATATTAGTTTGTTTGCCCACAATCCTTTGCTTGGGCCCAATGTGGCGGAGCTTGGTCCTCGTTTTCCTGATATGAGTGAGCCTTATAGCAAAGCTTTGATTGCCACAGCAAAAACAGTAGCTGCCGCCAATAACATAGCGGTACATGAAGGCGTATACGTAGGTGTAACCGGCCCTACATTTGAAACGAAGGCCGAATACAAAATGCTGCATATTATTGGTGCCGATGCTGTGGGCATGAGCACCGTACAGGAAGTGATTGTGGCCCGACATATGGATGTGCCGGTGTTTGCCATCAGCGTTATTACCGACCTGGGCATTCGGGAAGAAAACAACATCATTACCCATGAAGAAGTATTGGAAGCTGCTAAAGCTGCCGAACCCAAAATGACAGCTATCTTCAAGGGCCTGATAGAGGCATTGTAA
- a CDS encoding ExbD/TolR family protein — MNIRRKLKSHAEVHTGALNDILFILLFFFLIVSTLANPNVVKVDTPRGKNDTKVKQTIVVSIDKNRQMYLMQKPIATDSLEHELQRMMANATDTPVIALNVDSAAFYGDFFKALNAGKRLKAKVVANINPN, encoded by the coding sequence ATGAATATTCGCCGCAAATTAAAATCACATGCCGAAGTACACACCGGAGCGTTGAACGATATCCTGTTCATCCTCTTGTTTTTCTTTCTGATTGTGAGTACGCTGGCCAATCCCAATGTGGTAAAAGTGGATACCCCCCGTGGTAAAAATGATACCAAGGTGAAGCAAACCATTGTGGTGAGTATCGATAAAAACCGGCAGATGTATCTGATGCAAAAGCCCATTGCTACCGATAGTCTGGAGCATGAGCTGCAACGCATGATGGCCAATGCAACCGATACACCGGTGATTGCGTTAAATGTGGACAGCGCTGCTTTCTACGGAGATTTTTTCAAAGCACTTAATGCCGGAAAAAGATTGAAGGCCAAAGTAGTTGCTAACATCAATCCCAATTGA
- a CDS encoding sodium:solute symporter, with protein MAVLDWVVLIATLAGIITYGLYKSRHEKTLEGYFLSSRSMPWWLVLLSIMGTQASAVTFLSAPGQAYTDGMRFVQYYFGLPIAMIVISAFFVPIFHKLKVYTAYEFLEQRFDLKTRTLTSFLFLLGRGLSTGISIYAPAIIVSSLLGWNIYLTNLVMGGLLIIYTVSGGAKSIAYTQQLQFLLIMGGMLIAAVVAVQLLPAGVGFTEAIATGGSMGKMNIITDGMTEKGFDWKDRYNMWSGVIGGFFLALSYFGTDQSQVGRYLTARSMKESRIGLLMNGLVKVPMQFVILMVGVLVFAFYQFNQAPIFFNQTLVKEAKTTAFAPTLNKLEAEYNLLQEQRNRLRNQGPATDGFHVDTMQKAVEQNFQQLQSLRKEYAAVLKQAVPNGETSDTNYIFLYFVTQNLPKGLVGLLIAVIILAAWGSIAAALNSLASSTVIDIHHKVVNKNCDEKTSYKLSWQYTLGWGLFSIAVAMFATNMGSLIEAVNILGSLFYGVILGIFLVAFFIKKVKGDAVFWSAVVSELLVVTIYKMEIVSFLWLNLIGAALVIFIAIPFQTLLQKQPAEKPAGEQA; from the coding sequence ATGGCTGTATTAGATTGGGTGGTGTTGATTGCTACGCTGGCGGGTATCATTACTTACGGCCTGTACAAAAGCCGTCATGAAAAAACGCTGGAAGGTTATTTTTTAAGCAGCCGCAGCATGCCCTGGTGGTTGGTATTGCTGAGCATTATGGGCACTCAGGCTAGTGCCGTTACGTTTCTTTCTGCGCCGGGCCAGGCCTATACCGATGGCATGCGTTTTGTGCAATACTATTTTGGCTTGCCCATTGCCATGATTGTGATCAGCGCCTTTTTCGTACCCATTTTTCACAAGCTGAAAGTGTATACAGCGTATGAATTTTTAGAACAACGCTTCGATTTAAAAACAAGAACACTCACATCTTTTCTCTTTTTGCTGGGCCGCGGTTTATCTACCGGTATTAGTATTTATGCACCAGCCATTATTGTAAGCAGTTTGCTGGGTTGGAATATTTACCTCACCAATTTGGTAATGGGTGGGTTGCTCATCATTTACACCGTAAGTGGTGGTGCCAAATCGATTGCCTACACACAGCAGTTGCAGTTCCTGCTCATTATGGGCGGTATGCTGATTGCTGCTGTAGTAGCTGTACAATTGTTGCCGGCAGGTGTTGGTTTTACCGAAGCCATTGCCACTGGTGGCAGCATGGGTAAAATGAACATCATTACCGATGGCATGACAGAAAAAGGCTTCGACTGGAAAGACCGCTACAATATGTGGAGTGGTGTGATTGGTGGTTTCTTTTTGGCACTCAGTTATTTTGGCACCGACCAAAGCCAGGTGGGCCGCTACCTCACAGCCCGCAGCATGAAAGAAAGCCGCATTGGCCTGCTCATGAATGGTTTGGTAAAAGTGCCCATGCAGTTTGTGATTTTGATGGTGGGCGTATTGGTATTTGCTTTTTACCAGTTCAATCAGGCACCAATTTTTTTCAACCAAACATTGGTGAAAGAAGCCAAGACCACTGCATTTGCGCCGACACTCAACAAGCTGGAAGCGGAGTACAATTTGCTGCAAGAGCAACGCAATAGGTTGAGAAACCAAGGGCCTGCTACCGACGGTTTTCATGTTGATACCATGCAAAAGGCAGTGGAGCAAAACTTCCAACAACTCCAATCATTACGGAAAGAATACGCTGCTGTATTAAAGCAAGCTGTACCCAATGGCGAAACCAGCGACACCAATTATATCTTCTTGTATTTCGTGACACAGAACCTGCCGAAAGGCTTGGTGGGCCTGCTCATAGCGGTGATTATTTTGGCGGCCTGGGGCAGCATTGCAGCGGCGCTGAATTCGTTGGCCAGCAGTACTGTTATCGATATTCATCACAAAGTGGTGAATAAAAACTGCGATGAGAAAACGTCGTACAAACTCAGCTGGCAATACACGTTGGGCTGGGGTTTGTTCAGCATTGCGGTGGCCATGTTTGCTACCAATATGGGCAGCTTAATAGAAGCAGTAAACATTTTGGGTTCTCTTTTTTACGGTGTTATTCTAGGCATTTTTCTCGTAGCTTTTTTCATTAAAAAAGTAAAAGGCGATGCCGTTTTTTGGAGTGCGGTAGTAAGCGAACTCTTGGTCGTCACCATTTACAAAATGGAAATTGTGTCGTTTCTCTGGCTCAATCTCATTGGCGCAGCGCTGGTTATTTTCATTGCTATTCCGTTTCAAACCTTGCTGCAAAAACAGCCAGCGGAAAAGCCTGCAGGTGAACAGGCGTAA
- a CDS encoding M14 metallopeptidase family protein, translating into MKKITATLCLLLLAVFGIAQSIPSPKSFLGYEIGERFTPHHKIVAYFEALAKAAPAQMKLEQYGRTNEGRPLLLATFASTANMGQLESIRQNNLQLAGLAAGNGQVNGTAIVWMSYNVHGNEASSSEAVMKTAYFLLTDAKAQEWLKNTVVIIDPCINPDGRDRYVNWYNSVVGDRMNADPSSREHAEPWPGGRSNHYNFDLNRDWAWQTQVETQQRIPQYNKWMPHVHVDFHEQGFNEPYYFAPAAEPFHEVITPWQRQFQTSIGRNHAKYFDANNWLFFTKERFDLFYPSYGDTWPTYNGSIGMTYEQGGIRAGLAIRNEDGDTLTLVDRAEHHFTTGISTVEIASKNATGLQQNFQQFFANARTNGVGEYKTFVVKEKGNEGKIKRLTDLLTNNGIEWGYGAAAPAKGFNYISGKEEVFNVEKGDIVISTVQPRGTMAKVLFEPTSKITDSATYDITAWSIPYAHGLKAFAVKEKLTVNKAVPAILMMPVVPPMQYGYLLPWRSNSEANFVAACLKAGIKPRVAQRSFEYQGTTYPAGTIILLKTSNQHVANLEKRLRIWQPIIG; encoded by the coding sequence ATGAAAAAAATAACTGCTACTCTTTGCTTGCTGCTGTTGGCCGTGTTTGGCATCGCACAAAGCATTCCTTCGCCCAAGTCATTTTTAGGCTATGAAATTGGCGAACGTTTTACGCCCCACCACAAAATTGTGGCCTACTTTGAAGCCTTGGCCAAAGCTGCCCCTGCACAAATGAAGCTGGAGCAATATGGCCGCACCAATGAAGGCCGCCCCTTGTTGCTGGCCACTTTTGCCAGTACCGCCAACATGGGCCAGCTGGAAAGCATCCGCCAAAACAACCTGCAACTGGCAGGATTGGCAGCGGGTAATGGTCAGGTAAATGGTACCGCCATTGTGTGGATGAGCTACAACGTGCATGGCAACGAAGCCAGTAGCAGCGAAGCGGTCATGAAGACGGCCTATTTTTTACTCACCGATGCCAAGGCGCAAGAGTGGTTGAAAAATACCGTGGTCATTATTGATCCTTGTATCAACCCCGATGGCCGCGACCGCTATGTAAACTGGTACAACAGCGTGGTGGGCGACCGTATGAATGCCGACCCATCATCACGGGAACATGCGGAGCCCTGGCCCGGTGGCAGAAGCAACCATTACAACTTCGACCTCAACCGCGACTGGGCCTGGCAAACGCAGGTAGAAACCCAGCAGCGCATTCCTCAATACAACAAGTGGATGCCGCATGTACATGTCGATTTTCATGAGCAGGGCTTCAACGAACCCTACTATTTTGCGCCAGCCGCTGAGCCTTTTCATGAAGTGATTACGCCCTGGCAGCGCCAGTTTCAAACAAGTATTGGCCGCAACCATGCCAAATATTTTGATGCCAACAACTGGCTGTTTTTTACCAAAGAACGTTTCGACCTGTTTTACCCCAGCTATGGCGATACATGGCCTACTTACAATGGCAGCATTGGCATGACCTATGAGCAGGGGGGTATTCGTGCAGGTCTTGCTATCCGCAACGAAGACGGTGACACCCTCACCTTGGTTGACCGTGCCGAACATCATTTCACCACCGGTATTAGCACCGTAGAAATTGCTTCAAAAAATGCTACCGGTTTGCAGCAAAACTTCCAGCAGTTTTTTGCCAATGCCCGTACAAACGGCGTAGGGGAGTACAAAACTTTTGTGGTGAAAGAAAAAGGCAACGAAGGCAAAATCAAACGTCTTACAGACTTGCTCACCAACAATGGTATTGAATGGGGCTATGGCGCTGCTGCACCTGCCAAAGGTTTCAACTATATCAGCGGTAAAGAAGAAGTTTTTAATGTAGAGAAAGGCGACATCGTCATTAGCACCGTGCAACCACGTGGCACCATGGCCAAAGTGTTGTTTGAACCCACCTCAAAAATTACTGATAGTGCTACATACGACATTACAGCGTGGAGCATTCCTTACGCACATGGCCTCAAGGCTTTTGCTGTAAAAGAAAAACTTACTGTGAACAAAGCCGTGCCTGCTATTTTGATGATGCCGGTGGTGCCACCCATGCAGTACGGTTATTTGCTGCCTTGGCGCAGCAATAGCGAGGCCAATTTTGTAGCAGCTTGTCTCAAAGCTGGCATTAAGCCACGGGTAGCGCAGCGTTCATTTGAGTATCAGGGCACCACTTACCCTGCAGGTACAATAATCTTACTGAAGACATCGAACCAGCATGTGGCCAACCTCGAAAAAAGATTGCGGATTTGGCAACCGATCATCGGGTAA